Proteins from a single region of Dysosmobacter acutus:
- a CDS encoding glycosyltransferase family 4 protein: protein MVENKLMAYVILALLVALVVSFLMSPLVKKFAYRVGAIDVPKDNRRMHKVPIPRLGGLAIFIGFVLSALLFADITRQMQGILIGSVVIVVLGVVDDITPLPAKFKFLVQIFAALIPVYHGVVIRAVSNPNLFSDNAYWQMGGFSIPITVLWIVAITNSVNLIDGLDGLAIGVSAISATTLLVIALMLSDMQVAIIMAALVGACLGFMPYNMNPAKMFMGDTGATFLGYLLATMSIQGLFKFYAIISFAVPFLILGLPIFDTAFAFIRRIAHGQSPMQADRSHVHHRLIDMGLNQKQAVATLYVISGILGLSAVVLSTSGELKAMVFLVALCIVGAAAARVVFPKEIKEELHEEMEELKEHGRKHEEKDEASAKEEDE from the coding sequence ATGGTTGAAAACAAACTCATGGCATACGTCATTCTGGCGCTGCTGGTGGCGCTGGTGGTCAGCTTTTTGATGTCTCCGCTGGTGAAAAAGTTCGCCTACCGGGTGGGTGCCATCGACGTGCCCAAGGACAATCGGCGTATGCACAAGGTCCCCATCCCGCGGCTGGGCGGCCTGGCCATTTTCATCGGCTTTGTGCTCAGCGCGCTGCTCTTTGCCGACATCACCCGCCAGATGCAGGGGATTCTCATAGGGTCTGTGGTGATTGTGGTGCTGGGCGTGGTGGATGACATCACCCCGCTGCCTGCAAAGTTTAAATTTCTGGTGCAGATTTTCGCCGCCCTGATCCCGGTGTACCACGGCGTGGTGATCCGGGCGGTATCCAATCCCAATTTGTTCAGCGACAATGCCTATTGGCAGATGGGCGGCTTTTCCATCCCCATCACCGTGCTCTGGATTGTGGCCATCACCAACTCCGTCAACCTCATCGACGGGCTGGACGGCCTGGCCATCGGCGTCTCCGCCATCAGCGCCACCACCTTGCTGGTGATCGCCCTGATGCTTTCGGACATGCAGGTCGCCATCATCATGGCCGCCCTGGTGGGCGCCTGCCTTGGCTTCATGCCCTACAACATGAACCCGGCTAAGATGTTCATGGGCGATACCGGCGCCACGTTCTTAGGGTATCTGCTGGCCACCATGTCCATTCAGGGACTCTTCAAATTTTACGCCATCATCTCCTTTGCCGTGCCGTTTCTCATCCTTGGACTGCCCATTTTTGACACGGCCTTTGCCTTCATCCGCCGCATCGCCCATGGGCAGAGCCCCATGCAGGCGGACCGCAGCCATGTGCACCACCGCCTTATTGACATGGGGCTAAACCAGAAGCAGGCGGTTGCCACGCTGTATGTGATCTCCGGCATTCTGGGCCTTTCCGCCGTGGTGCTGAGCACCAGCGGAGAGCTCAAGGCCATGGTGTTTTTGGTGGCGCTGTGCATTGTGGGCGCGGCTGCCGCCCGTGTGGTGTTCCCCAAGGAGATCAAGGAGGAGCTTCACGAGGAGATGGAGGAGCTGAAGGAGCACGGCCGCAAACACGAGGAGAAGGACGAAGCTTCCGCAAAGGAGGAGGATGAGTGA
- a CDS encoding M42 family metallopeptidase, whose product MELNDYRDFLLNTAETLLTIDSPSGFTHQVTAKAEEIARSLGYETRRTNKGGLIILVPGREKGMRIGLCAHIDTLGLMCRAVTEQGELMFTKIGGPQLPTLDGEYCRIYTRDGRVYTGTILSLSPAAHVFDDALTRPRDEQNMYVRLDEKVRNSADVQALGIEVGDYICVDPKTTVTDSGFLKSRFLDDKGSAACLLTLLKLMSDSGMRPRYDTEFHFTVYEEVSHGAATIPADLDELLAVDMGCVGLDLTCSEYQVSICAKDSAGPYDYELVSRLVRLAKDNDVDYAVDVYPHYTSDVAVAWHAGGDMKAALIGPGVHASHGMERTHADGMAETVKLTALYLECGVPDESIQ is encoded by the coding sequence ATGGAACTGAACGATTACAGGGACTTTTTGCTGAATACGGCAGAAACGCTGCTTACCATTGACTCGCCAAGCGGCTTTACCCACCAAGTGACGGCGAAGGCGGAAGAGATCGCCAGGAGCCTGGGCTATGAGACCCGCCGCACCAACAAGGGCGGCCTGATCATTCTTGTGCCTGGACGGGAGAAGGGAATGCGGATCGGCCTGTGCGCCCACATCGACACGCTGGGCCTCATGTGCCGGGCCGTCACCGAACAGGGAGAACTGATGTTCACAAAAATAGGCGGGCCCCAGCTGCCGACCTTGGATGGTGAGTACTGCCGGATTTACACAAGGGACGGCCGGGTGTACACCGGGACCATCCTCTCCCTTTCTCCCGCGGCCCATGTGTTTGACGACGCGCTGACCCGCCCCCGGGACGAACAGAACATGTACGTGCGGTTGGACGAAAAGGTGCGAAACAGCGCCGACGTACAGGCGCTGGGGATCGAGGTGGGGGACTATATCTGTGTGGACCCCAAGACCACGGTGACGGACAGCGGATTTTTGAAATCCCGCTTTCTTGACGACAAGGGATCGGCGGCCTGTCTGCTGACCCTCTTAAAGCTTATGTCGGACAGCGGAATGAGACCCAGGTATGATACGGAGTTCCATTTCACCGTCTATGAGGAGGTGAGCCATGGAGCGGCCACCATCCCGGCCGATCTGGACGAGCTCCTGGCGGTGGACATGGGCTGCGTGGGCCTGGACCTCACCTGCAGCGAGTACCAGGTGTCCATCTGCGCAAAGGACTCCGCCGGCCCCTATGACTATGAGCTGGTTTCCAGGCTGGTCCGTCTGGCCAAGGACAACGATGTGGACTACGCCGTGGATGTCTACCCCCACTATACCTCCGATGTGGCGGTGGCCTGGCATGCCGGCGGCGATATGAAGGCCGCCCTCATCGGTCCCGGAGTCCATGCTTCCCACGGCATGGAGAGGACCCATGCGGACGGTATGGCGGAGACGGTGAAGCTGACCGCGCTCTATTTGGAGTGCGGCGTACCCGATGAGAGCATCCAATAG
- the trpS gene encoding tryptophan--tRNA ligase, whose protein sequence is MDGEMRKKRIFSGIQPSGELTLGSYMGAIKNWVALQEEYECVYCIVDMHAITVRQVPAELRRRSVAQLAQYIACGLDPEKNVMFIQSHVPQHAELSWVLGCYTQFGELSRMTQFKMKSKQHADNITAGLFTYPVLMAADILLYQADLVPVGEDQKQHVELCRDIAQRFNGVYSETFTLPEPFIPKLGARIMSLGDPSSKMSKSDPDGCVYLMDKPEEVMRKFKRAVTDSETAVKYDKDAKPGISNLLTIYCAATGKTLKQAEEEFAGQGYGIFKPAVGEAVVELLRPIREESQRLMDDKAYLEGIYRAGAEKAGRIADRTLSKVYRKVGFVAR, encoded by the coding sequence ATGGACGGCGAAATGAGAAAAAAGCGGATTTTCAGCGGAATTCAGCCCAGCGGGGAACTGACCCTGGGCTCATATATGGGAGCGATTAAAAACTGGGTGGCGCTGCAGGAGGAGTACGAGTGCGTGTACTGCATCGTGGATATGCACGCCATCACCGTGCGCCAGGTGCCGGCGGAGCTGCGGCGGCGGAGCGTGGCCCAGCTGGCCCAGTACATTGCCTGCGGCCTGGACCCGGAGAAGAACGTCATGTTCATCCAGAGCCATGTGCCCCAGCACGCGGAGTTGAGCTGGGTGCTGGGCTGCTACACCCAGTTCGGCGAGCTCTCCCGGATGACCCAGTTTAAGATGAAATCCAAGCAGCACGCGGACAACATCACCGCGGGGCTGTTCACCTATCCTGTTCTGATGGCGGCGGACATCCTGCTCTATCAGGCGGACCTGGTGCCCGTGGGCGAGGACCAGAAGCAGCATGTGGAGCTGTGCCGGGACATTGCCCAGCGCTTCAACGGCGTGTACAGCGAGACCTTTACCCTTCCGGAGCCCTTCATCCCCAAGTTAGGCGCCCGGATCATGAGCCTGGGCGATCCCAGCAGCAAAATGAGCAAATCCGACCCCGACGGCTGCGTTTACCTCATGGACAAGCCGGAGGAGGTCATGCGCAAGTTCAAGCGGGCTGTCACCGACAGCGAGACCGCGGTAAAATATGACAAGGATGCCAAGCCCGGCATCTCCAATCTGCTGACCATCTACTGCGCCGCCACCGGCAAGACGCTGAAGCAGGCGGAGGAAGAGTTTGCGGGCCAGGGCTACGGCATCTTCAAGCCCGCTGTGGGCGAGGCCGTGGTGGAGTTGCTGCGCCCCATCCGGGAGGAGAGCCAGCGCCTGATGGACGACAAGGCCTACCTTGAGGGCATCTACCGCGCCGGCGCGGAGAAGGCCGGCCGCATTGCCGACAGGACCCTATCCAAAGTGTACCGCAAAGTCGGCTTTGTCGCGCGATAA
- the gltX gene encoding glutamate--tRNA ligase, whose protein sequence is MPIDKAFFDEMEARIPKGKVRTRFAPSPTGYMHVGNLRTALYTWLIARSHGGTFILRIEDTDQGRLVEGAVDVIYKTMAECGLDHDEGPDVGGPVGPYIQTERRDLYGKYAELLIEKGAAYRCFCNKEDAAEVDVADGVSIHKYDGRCSRLSEEEIQANLDAGKPYVIRQKIPRGGSTTFHDAIFGDITVDNETLDDQVLIKSDGLPTYNFANVIDDHLMGITHVVRGSEYLSSAPKYNLLYEAFGWEIPTYVHCSPVMRDAQNKMSKRHGDPSYEDLIARGYLTEAVLNYVALLGWSPKGERSEQEIFSLQELVEAFDISGISKSPAIFDIVKLDHFNAIYLRSLSPKDFSKVAEPYIRQSVKDSRFDLSEIAALLQARCERLSDIPEKVDFFDALPAYGKEFYVNKKSKTDEAVSARMLEAAIPALEALPQWTSEAIHDALTGLAAQLEVKNATLMWPVRIAAAGKIVTPGGAVELCHILGKEETLRRLNAGISMLK, encoded by the coding sequence ATGCCAATCGATAAAGCCTTTTTCGACGAGATGGAGGCCCGCATTCCCAAGGGGAAGGTCCGTACCCGCTTCGCCCCCTCTCCCACTGGCTATATGCACGTGGGCAACCTGCGCACTGCGCTCTACACCTGGCTCATCGCCCGCAGTCACGGCGGCACCTTTATCCTCCGCATTGAGGACACCGACCAGGGCCGTCTGGTGGAGGGCGCTGTGGATGTGATCTACAAGACGATGGCCGAATGCGGCCTGGACCACGATGAAGGCCCCGATGTGGGCGGCCCCGTGGGCCCCTATATCCAGACGGAGCGCCGGGATCTCTATGGGAAGTACGCCGAGCTGCTGATCGAAAAAGGCGCCGCCTACCGCTGCTTCTGTAATAAAGAGGATGCGGCGGAGGTGGATGTGGCGGACGGCGTCTCCATCCACAAATACGACGGCCGCTGTTCCCGCCTGAGTGAGGAGGAGATTCAGGCCAATCTGGACGCGGGCAAGCCCTATGTCATCCGTCAGAAGATTCCAAGAGGCGGCTCCACCACCTTCCACGACGCCATTTTCGGCGATATCACCGTGGACAATGAGACACTTGACGACCAGGTGCTCATCAAGTCCGACGGACTGCCCACCTATAATTTTGCCAACGTGATCGACGACCACCTGATGGGCATCACCCATGTGGTCCGGGGCAGCGAGTACCTTTCCTCGGCTCCCAAATACAACCTGCTCTATGAGGCGTTCGGCTGGGAGATTCCGACTTATGTCCACTGCTCTCCCGTGATGCGGGACGCCCAGAACAAGATGAGCAAGCGCCACGGCGATCCCTCCTATGAGGACCTGATCGCCCGGGGCTATCTGACGGAGGCGGTACTCAACTATGTGGCGCTTCTGGGCTGGTCCCCCAAGGGGGAGCGATCTGAGCAGGAGATCTTCTCCCTCCAGGAGTTGGTGGAGGCGTTCGATATCTCCGGCATCTCCAAATCTCCTGCAATCTTTGATATTGTAAAGTTGGATCACTTTAATGCGATCTACCTTCGCAGCCTCTCTCCCAAGGACTTTTCAAAAGTGGCGGAGCCCTATATCCGCCAGAGCGTGAAGGACTCCCGCTTCGATCTTTCGGAGATCGCCGCGCTGCTCCAGGCCCGGTGTGAGCGGCTCAGCGACATCCCGGAGAAGGTGGACTTTTTCGACGCGCTTCCCGCCTACGGGAAGGAGTTTTATGTCAACAAGAAGTCCAAAACTGACGAGGCTGTCTCCGCGCGGATGTTAGAGGCGGCCATTCCGGCTCTGGAGGCCCTGCCCCAGTGGACCTCTGAGGCCATCCACGATGCCCTAACCGGTCTTGCCGCTCAGCTGGAGGTGAAAAACGCCACGCTGATGTGGCCGGTGCGCATCGCCGCCGCCGGCAAGATAGTCACACCCGGCGGAGCCGTGGAACTCTGCCACATCTTAGGTAAGGAAGAGACCCTGCGCCGTCTGAACGCCGGGATCTCCATGCTGAAATGA
- a CDS encoding stage II sporulation protein M — protein MIAEQWTLLRRQWRGGFSSALARTGIAFLILTAIGFGVGLAFPELLNRVMDFFMGYLMDGDIMSETGAVSAGALLRNNLTACFYAISYGLIPFLYLPAATLGINAMLIGAMAAYYAVSGLSPLLFLAALLPHGIFELPALMISFTAGLELCRQITWKCLGREGIPPILQCLSDAARLYLFPVLPLLAVAALMEAYVTPYLTSFFLPI, from the coding sequence ATGATTGCGGAGCAATGGACATTGCTGCGCCGGCAATGGAGAGGCGGGTTTTCCTCCGCCCTGGCGCGCACCGGAATCGCCTTCCTGATTCTGACGGCCATCGGGTTTGGCGTCGGCCTGGCCTTCCCGGAGCTTTTGAACCGGGTGATGGACTTCTTCATGGGGTATCTGATGGATGGCGACATTATGAGCGAAACCGGCGCTGTTTCCGCCGGTGCCCTTCTTCGCAACAACCTGACCGCCTGCTTTTATGCCATCAGCTACGGTCTGATTCCTTTTCTTTATCTTCCGGCGGCCACATTGGGGATCAACGCGATGCTGATCGGCGCCATGGCGGCTTACTACGCCGTCAGCGGCCTTTCGCCGCTGCTGTTTCTGGCCGCGCTTTTGCCCCACGGCATCTTTGAGCTGCCCGCCCTGATGATCTCCTTCACCGCGGGGCTGGAGCTGTGCCGCCAGATCACCTGGAAGTGCCTCGGCCGGGAGGGCATCCCGCCCATACTCCAGTGTCTTTCCGACGCCGCCCGGCTCTATCTCTTTCCTGTACTGCCTCTGTTAGCCGTCGCCGCGCTGATGGAGGCGTATGTCACCCCCTATCTGACCTCGTTCTTTCTTCCAATTTGA
- a CDS encoding glutamine synthetase III translates to MIQDPVNVPKLFGSMVFNEDVMKQRLSPTVYSSWKQCIADGAPLDRSIAHDIANAMKDWAVEKGATHFTHWFQPMTGYTAEKHDSFITPTEDGHVIMEFSGKELVRGESDASSFPSGGLRATFEARGYTAWDPTSFAFIKDGTLYIPTVFFSYSGQALDKKTPLLRSMELVSRQSVRILRLFGNDTVKKVTAQVGAEQEYFLVDESVYYKRDDLKLCGRTLFGAKPPKGQELDDHYYGVIRPRVAAYMKDLDTELWKLGVLSKTKHNEVAPAQHEMAPIYNNANAACDHNQLAMELMKTVAERHGLVCLLHEKPFAGVNGSGKHDNWSLTTDTGENLFKPGKTPSQNAQFLLFLAAFIKGVDDYQEMLRSTVASAGNDHRLGGNEAPPAIVSIFLGDELVEIIDSIVAGSAYVDKKKKNLQIGVDVLPNIPQDTTDRNRTSPLAFTGNKFEFRMLGSTQSIAGPNIVINTIMAEELRQFADQLENSRDFQADLQKLLRKTFKDHQRIIFSGNGYDESWAREAERRGLANLVSTADCLPAYVSQKNVDLFTKNGIFTKDEMTARNAIHLESYCKVIHIEALTLIEMVKRNILPAVSRYSDALSTSLLHRKEAVPTASFKVEETLISKLSRQNSALLDLTLRLQKAVDQAPGEDAGYAQANYYHDSVLSLLNEARTVIDDLETMTSKEYWPYPTYSDILFSV, encoded by the coding sequence ATGATTCAGGACCCTGTCAATGTACCAAAGCTGTTCGGTTCCATGGTGTTCAACGAGGACGTGATGAAGCAGCGCCTCTCCCCCACCGTCTACTCTTCCTGGAAGCAATGCATTGCCGACGGCGCCCCGCTGGACCGCTCCATTGCCCACGACATCGCCAACGCCATGAAGGACTGGGCCGTGGAAAAGGGCGCCACCCACTTCACCCACTGGTTCCAGCCCATGACCGGCTACACCGCGGAAAAGCACGACAGCTTTATCACGCCGACGGAGGACGGGCACGTCATCATGGAGTTCTCCGGCAAGGAACTGGTTCGGGGTGAGTCCGACGCCTCAAGCTTCCCCTCCGGCGGGCTGCGGGCCACCTTTGAGGCAAGAGGCTACACCGCCTGGGACCCCACCTCCTTTGCCTTCATCAAGGACGGCACGCTGTACATCCCCACGGTGTTCTTCTCTTACTCCGGTCAGGCTCTGGACAAGAAGACGCCTCTGCTGCGCTCCATGGAATTGGTGAGCCGCCAGTCGGTGCGGATTCTCCGGCTTTTCGGCAACGATACGGTCAAGAAGGTCACCGCCCAGGTAGGCGCGGAGCAGGAGTATTTCCTGGTGGACGAATCCGTTTACTACAAGCGGGACGATCTGAAGCTCTGTGGCCGGACGCTGTTCGGCGCAAAGCCGCCCAAGGGACAAGAGTTGGACGACCACTACTATGGCGTGATCCGCCCCCGGGTGGCAGCCTACATGAAGGACCTGGACACGGAGCTTTGGAAGTTGGGCGTGCTCAGCAAGACCAAGCACAACGAGGTTGCGCCGGCCCAGCATGAGATGGCCCCCATCTACAACAACGCCAACGCGGCCTGCGACCACAACCAGCTGGCCATGGAGCTGATGAAGACTGTGGCGGAGCGCCACGGCCTGGTGTGCCTGCTCCACGAAAAGCCCTTTGCCGGCGTCAACGGCTCCGGCAAGCACGACAACTGGTCACTGACCACCGACACTGGGGAAAACCTCTTTAAGCCCGGCAAGACCCCCAGCCAGAACGCCCAGTTTCTGCTGTTTTTAGCCGCCTTCATCAAGGGCGTGGACGACTATCAGGAGATGCTGCGCTCCACGGTGGCCTCCGCCGGCAACGACCACCGGCTGGGCGGCAATGAGGCGCCTCCCGCCATCGTTTCCATCTTCTTAGGCGACGAGCTGGTGGAGATCATCGACTCCATCGTGGCCGGCTCCGCCTATGTTGACAAGAAGAAAAAGAACCTCCAGATCGGCGTGGATGTGCTGCCCAATATCCCGCAGGACACCACCGACCGAAACCGCACCTCTCCTCTGGCCTTCACCGGCAACAAGTTCGAGTTCCGCATGCTGGGCTCTACCCAGTCCATTGCCGGGCCAAACATCGTGATCAACACCATCATGGCTGAGGAGCTGCGCCAGTTTGCCGACCAGCTGGAGAACTCCAGGGACTTCCAGGCGGACCTTCAGAAGCTGCTGCGCAAAACCTTTAAGGACCACCAGCGCATCATTTTCAGCGGCAACGGCTACGACGAGTCCTGGGCCCGGGAAGCGGAGCGCCGGGGCCTTGCCAACCTGGTCAGCACCGCGGACTGTCTGCCGGCCTATGTCTCTCAAAAAAATGTGGACCTGTTCACCAAAAACGGTATCTTCACCAAAGATGAGATGACCGCCCGCAATGCCATCCACCTTGAGAGCTACTGCAAGGTCATCCACATCGAGGCGCTGACGCTGATCGAGATGGTGAAGCGAAACATCCTTCCCGCTGTCAGCCGCTATTCCGACGCGCTCTCCACCTCCCTGCTGCACCGAAAAGAGGCTGTCCCCACCGCCTCCTTCAAGGTGGAGGAAACCCTGATCTCCAAACTCTCCCGTCAAAACAGCGCCCTTCTGGATCTCACGCTCAGGCTTCAGAAGGCTGTGGATCAGGCCCCGGGCGAGGACGCGGGGTATGCGCAGGCGAATTATTACCACGACTCCGTGCTGTCGCTGCTCAACGAGGCCCGCACGGTCATCGACGATCTGGAGACCATGACCTCCAAAGAGTACTGGCCCTATCCCACCTACAGCGATATCCTTTTCTCCGTGTAA
- the wecB gene encoding non-hydrolyzing UDP-N-acetylglucosamine 2-epimerase: protein MLRVMSVFGTRPEAIKMAPLVKELAGRPEIESLCCVTAQHRQMLDSVLEVFDLKPDWDLDIMTPRQTLSTITSKCLLGMDEAIDALKPDMILVHGDTSTTFAGALSAFYHQVPVGHVEAGLRTYDKYSPFPEEMNRKLVTSIADLYFCPTVNNKKNLLKEAVGESGIFITGNTVIDALKTTVREGYRFSTEELNHLPYGKKKLLLVTCHRRENYGEPMRNIMLALRQIAEENEDVELVYPVHLSPVVRQAVDEYLRGAPRTHLIDPLPADEMHNLMARSYLVLTDSGGLQEEAPALGKPVLVLRRETERPEAVAAGTVKLAGVDREKIVQMAEELIRSKEAYARMARAVNPYGDGFACRRIADAILWYFGKSQTRPEDYR, encoded by the coding sequence ATGCTGCGTGTGATGAGCGTGTTCGGCACCCGGCCGGAGGCGATCAAGATGGCGCCGCTGGTCAAGGAGCTGGCCGGCAGGCCTGAGATTGAAAGCTTGTGCTGCGTGACGGCACAGCACCGCCAGATGCTGGACAGCGTACTGGAGGTCTTTGACCTCAAGCCCGACTGGGACCTGGACATTATGACGCCCCGCCAGACATTGTCCACCATTACCAGCAAATGCCTTCTGGGAATGGACGAGGCCATCGATGCCCTGAAACCGGATATGATCCTGGTCCACGGCGACACGTCCACCACCTTCGCCGGAGCCCTCTCCGCCTTTTATCACCAAGTGCCTGTGGGCCATGTGGAGGCCGGGCTGCGAACCTATGACAAGTATTCTCCCTTTCCAGAGGAAATGAACCGCAAGCTGGTGACTTCCATCGCGGACCTCTATTTTTGCCCCACGGTGAACAACAAGAAGAACCTGCTGAAAGAGGCGGTGGGGGAATCGGGTATCTTCATCACCGGCAATACGGTGATCGACGCCCTGAAGACCACCGTCCGGGAGGGATACCGCTTTTCCACCGAAGAGCTGAACCATCTGCCCTACGGGAAGAAGAAACTTCTGCTGGTCACCTGCCACCGCCGGGAAAACTACGGTGAGCCCATGCGCAACATCATGCTGGCCCTGCGGCAGATTGCCGAGGAGAACGAGGACGTGGAGTTGGTCTATCCGGTGCACCTCAGTCCGGTGGTGCGCCAGGCGGTGGACGAATACCTGCGGGGAGCGCCCCGCACCCACCTCATCGACCCGCTGCCCGCCGACGAGATGCACAACCTGATGGCCCGGTCCTACCTGGTGCTGACGGATTCCGGCGGACTGCAGGAGGAGGCGCCGGCCCTGGGCAAGCCCGTGCTGGTGCTGCGCAGGGAGACTGAGCGGCCGGAGGCCGTGGCCGCTGGGACGGTGAAGCTGGCCGGGGTGGACCGGGAGAAGATCGTCCAAATGGCGGAGGAGCTCATCCGCAGCAAGGAGGCCTATGCCAGGATGGCCAGGGCCGTCAACCCCTATGGCGACGGGTTTGCCTGCCGCAGGATTGCCGACGCGATCCTCTGGTATTTTGGAAAAAGCCAGACCCGTCCGGAGGACTACCGCTGA